In Comamonas sp. lk, the following proteins share a genomic window:
- a CDS encoding CHASE2 domain-containing protein: protein MAERPISAPASPLQRRHQNLRRDWLLLSAFLLALVYWLSGPGQLDRINGLIQDTSSWLHQRPASSDIVIVAIDDNSVDTIGRWPWRRALHAALLERIAQGKPRAIGLDVVFSEEDQDYPGDDLLLQQALQHSGKVVLPVTRSGQGQAMPPLQSFSRAAAALGHTQLPVDDDGVVRRFFTQEGDATQQWWHMALSLHCVGETGRACANPALTAAASPTQAGSSWYRQNAQVITFGSAASDRQQHSPFVTYSYIDVLRGDIPAATFRGKYVLIGATAAGLGEKFTAPLGMDARLVSNVEMLGHMLSGVLQGTHLEPATPVLNRLLNLLPVLLGLLALAWVGPSGGLIACLGLAVWSLLVAGLAPRWAQVQTAPAAALLGLALAYPLWSWLRLRAAARFLAMELHDLQGQGLPVATSTAFTRDVLDQRIAAVEQASRQLRALHHFVSESLRQLPSATFVCDANGSLLLANAAAHAYAQSLGAELQPGEDVIALLSNLRSSGDDDSRNAAALLTREALQHKQLPKHVEGKDAQGRHLMLLAQAFETAATSGWLITLVDISDLRSAQAQRDQAMQFISHDIRAPIGSIITLLEMQRSLPDASAGADLLPRIENYAHASLQLADDFVHLARAQQQSYRQEALDLSLLADQAVSDCWTQARQQKVDLQFSLPETEAMVQGDPGLLQRALINLLTNAIKYGQADDAKATAVVECSIVQQDSYWGFAVRDYGPGMDAASLARLSRPFERLEQHQRMSGVGLGLAFVRTVATRHEGQLQIVSTSGEGSTFTLLIPKV, encoded by the coding sequence ATGGCTGAGCGCCCGATCTCTGCGCCTGCCAGCCCGCTGCAGCGACGCCACCAAAATCTGCGCCGCGACTGGTTGCTGCTCAGCGCTTTTTTACTCGCCCTGGTGTACTGGCTCAGCGGCCCCGGCCAGCTAGACCGCATCAACGGGCTGATACAGGACACTTCTTCCTGGCTGCACCAGCGTCCCGCATCGTCAGACATCGTCATTGTTGCCATCGACGACAACAGCGTAGACACCATAGGCCGCTGGCCTTGGCGCCGAGCCCTACATGCGGCATTGCTGGAGCGCATTGCCCAGGGCAAGCCCCGCGCCATCGGCCTGGACGTGGTGTTCAGCGAAGAAGATCAGGACTACCCCGGCGACGATCTGCTGCTGCAGCAAGCGCTCCAGCACAGCGGCAAGGTAGTGCTGCCCGTCACCCGCAGCGGCCAGGGTCAGGCCATGCCGCCGCTGCAAAGCTTTAGCCGCGCAGCTGCAGCGCTGGGCCACACCCAGCTGCCCGTGGACGACGATGGCGTGGTACGGCGCTTTTTCACCCAGGAAGGCGATGCCACGCAGCAGTGGTGGCATATGGCTTTGAGTCTGCACTGCGTGGGCGAAACCGGCCGCGCCTGCGCGAATCCCGCTCTCACGGCAGCCGCCTCACCTACACAAGCGGGCTCCAGCTGGTATCGCCAGAATGCGCAGGTCATCACCTTTGGCAGCGCAGCTTCAGACCGCCAGCAGCATTCCCCTTTTGTCACTTACTCCTATATCGATGTGTTGCGCGGCGACATTCCGGCAGCCACGTTTCGCGGCAAATATGTGCTGATCGGCGCTACGGCGGCCGGGCTGGGCGAGAAGTTCACCGCCCCGCTGGGCATGGATGCTCGCCTGGTCTCGAATGTGGAGATGCTCGGCCATATGCTCAGCGGCGTGCTGCAAGGCACCCATCTGGAACCCGCCACGCCGGTACTCAACCGCCTGCTCAATCTGCTGCCCGTGCTGCTGGGCTTGTTGGCACTGGCGTGGGTGGGCCCATCCGGCGGCCTGATTGCCTGTTTGGGCCTGGCCGTCTGGAGTTTGCTGGTTGCGGGGTTGGCGCCGCGCTGGGCACAGGTACAGACCGCCCCGGCGGCGGCCCTGCTAGGCCTGGCACTGGCCTACCCGCTGTGGAGCTGGCTGCGCCTTCGCGCCGCCGCCAGATTTCTGGCCATGGAGTTGCACGATCTGCAGGGTCAGGGCCTGCCAGTGGCCACCTCTACTGCTTTCACACGCGATGTGCTGGATCAGCGCATTGCCGCTGTGGAGCAGGCCTCGCGCCAGTTGCGCGCACTGCACCACTTTGTGAGCGAAAGCCTGCGCCAGCTGCCTTCGGCCACTTTTGTCTGTGATGCCAATGGCTCGCTGCTGCTGGCCAATGCCGCCGCACATGCCTATGCCCAGAGCCTGGGGGCTGAGCTTCAGCCCGGCGAAGATGTGATTGCACTGCTCTCCAACCTGCGCTCCAGCGGGGACGACGACAGCCGCAACGCAGCAGCACTGCTCACCCGCGAGGCCCTGCAGCACAAGCAACTGCCCAAGCATGTGGAAGGCAAGGATGCGCAAGGACGCCACCTGATGCTGCTCGCCCAGGCTTTTGAGACGGCAGCCACTTCCGGCTGGTTGATCACGCTGGTCGATATCAGCGATCTGCGCAGTGCCCAGGCCCAGCGCGACCAGGCCATGCAGTTCATCTCGCACGATATACGTGCACCCATAGGCTCCATCATCACCTTGCTGGAAATGCAGCGCTCTTTGCCTGACGCCTCGGCCGGCGCCGACCTGCTGCCGCGCATCGAAAACTATGCCCACGCATCGCTGCAACTGGCCGATGACTTTGTGCACCTCGCTCGCGCCCAACAGCAAAGTTACCGCCAAGAGGCTCTGGATCTGAGTCTGCTCGCCGATCAAGCGGTTTCGGACTGCTGGACTCAGGCCCGCCAGCAAAAAGTCGATCTACAGTTTTCCCTGCCCGAAACCGAAGCCATGGTCCAAGGCGATCCTGGTCTGCTGCAGCGAGCCCTCATCAATTTGCTCACCAACGCCATCAAATACGGCCAAGCCGACGACGCCAAAGCCACGGCCGTCGTGGAATGCAGCATCGTGCAGCAGGACAGCTACTGGGGCTTTGCCGTGCGCGATTATGGCCCCGGCATGGATGCCGCATCGCTGGCTCGCCTGAGCCGCCCGTTCGAGCGCCTTGAGCAGCATCAGCGCATGAGCGGCGTGGGCCTGGGTCTGGCCTTTGTACGCACGGTGGCCACGCGCCACGAGGGCCAGCTGCAAATTGTCAGCACATCAGGTGAAGGCAGCACCTTTACCTTGCTCATCCCCAAGGTCTGA
- a CDS encoding FecR domain-containing protein, with product MAGLTLPGVALAQITPMPRGGDVIAHKVVAGDTLEQLAAQYLGDRKRWSALQTHNRVGDPHRLLPGSVLEIPIRLMHMASASVEFVRGDVRSARSLSHLGASGDGASAQDLGPAQAIQKGQSLQEGDLLKIAPDAFVSVRLADGSLVRVQSESEVQLRQMRRKGRAGNLQSVLDLREGGLEISVPKLANGERRFEVRTPAASTSVRGTQFLVQNNPQGGTTAAVDEGSVAVQSGQPSTLLRPGQGVAVSEKGQLGQITSMLPAPDISSWPALAEDANWVSLPLPVQVAAVRYQVQLAKDKSLTEVVRSAQFTQSPLRLTGVEDGDYVVAIRGLDASGIPGARSLHALRVKAHPIAPLYEAPAQDGTVGKGQSGLQCTQVTEASGYRIQIAAAGTDFSAPVLDAKDLKECVLPAQALAVLPLGAYQWRAASIRTLSSGQTDQGPFAAAQNMKLAQAPQLPELQMGGSAGEGSRNIRWAGEEGQRYRLVVATEPSFAAPLIDTWIDQPQWSTEALPAGSYYLQMQVQDSNGLLSNFTSASQFRTGNWVTGGDGQMLTTGDGSRLSRQ from the coding sequence ATGGCCGGCTTGACCCTCCCGGGTGTGGCTCTGGCGCAGATCACGCCCATGCCCCGAGGCGGTGATGTCATCGCCCACAAGGTAGTCGCCGGCGATACGCTGGAGCAGCTTGCCGCCCAGTATCTGGGCGACCGCAAGCGTTGGTCGGCGCTGCAAACCCATAATCGCGTCGGCGACCCTCACCGCCTGCTTCCCGGCTCGGTACTGGAAATTCCCATCCGTCTCATGCACATGGCTTCCGCATCCGTGGAATTCGTGCGCGGCGATGTGCGTTCAGCGCGCTCACTGAGCCATCTGGGAGCAAGCGGCGATGGGGCCAGCGCGCAAGACCTTGGCCCGGCGCAAGCCATACAAAAAGGCCAGTCGCTGCAAGAAGGCGATTTGCTCAAAATCGCACCCGATGCCTTTGTCTCGGTCCGCCTGGCGGATGGTTCTCTGGTACGCGTGCAATCCGAATCCGAAGTACAGCTGCGCCAGATGCGCCGCAAAGGCCGTGCCGGCAATCTGCAATCGGTGCTGGATTTGCGCGAAGGCGGCCTGGAAATTTCCGTACCCAAACTTGCCAATGGTGAGCGCCGCTTTGAAGTGCGTACCCCTGCAGCCTCCACCAGCGTGCGCGGTACGCAGTTTCTGGTGCAGAACAATCCGCAAGGCGGCACCACGGCCGCAGTGGATGAGGGATCGGTCGCCGTTCAGTCAGGCCAGCCCTCCACCTTGCTGCGCCCCGGTCAAGGTGTTGCCGTCAGCGAAAAAGGCCAGCTGGGCCAAATCACCAGCATGTTGCCAGCCCCTGACATCAGCAGTTGGCCCGCCTTGGCTGAAGATGCCAACTGGGTCAGCTTGCCCTTGCCGGTACAGGTGGCCGCCGTGCGCTATCAGGTGCAACTGGCCAAAGACAAGAGCTTGACCGAAGTGGTGCGCAGCGCCCAGTTCACCCAATCGCCGCTGCGCCTGACGGGCGTGGAAGATGGCGACTATGTGGTCGCCATCCGTGGACTGGATGCCAGCGGCATTCCCGGCGCACGCAGCCTGCATGCGCTGCGCGTCAAGGCCCATCCCATTGCGCCGCTGTATGAAGCACCTGCCCAGGACGGCACGGTAGGCAAGGGCCAAAGCGGTCTGCAGTGCACCCAGGTGACAGAGGCTTCCGGTTACCGAATTCAGATCGCTGCCGCAGGCACCGATTTTTCGGCTCCCGTACTCGATGCCAAGGATCTCAAGGAGTGTGTATTGCCAGCCCAGGCCTTGGCCGTGCTGCCCCTGGGTGCCTATCAATGGCGCGCAGCCAGCATTCGCACCTTGAGCAGCGGTCAGACCGATCAAGGCCCGTTTGCTGCGGCTCAGAACATGAAACTGGCCCAAGCACCTCAGCTGCCAGAGCTGCAAATGGGCGGCAGCGCCGGAGAAGGCAGCCGCAATATCCGCTGGGCTGGTGAAGAAGGGCAGCGCTACCGCCTGGTCGTGGCGACGGAACCCAGCTTTGCCGCGCCCCTGATCGATACCTGGATTGATCAGCCCCAGTGGAGCACCGAAGCCCTGCCTGCGGGCAGCTACTACCTGCAGATGCAGGTGCAGGACAGCAACGGCCTGCTTAGCAATTTCACCAGCGCCAGCCAATTTCGGACCGGCAACTGGGTCACCGGAGGCGACGGCCAGATGCTGACCACCGGAGACGGCTCACGCTTGAGCCGCCAGTAG
- a CDS encoding response regulator transcription factor, translating to MRIAALDDDPLQLEMFRQVCAEAGHNCHTYLKGAALQQDMRRESFDLLIVDWQLPDMEGTDIVRWTRNQISKDLPILFVTHRSEEADIVEGLSCGADDFMIKPVRVAELRARMSALLRRAYPVPAQSVLAFGPYHFITATNGIEIDGQPVEITHREYTLALTLFQNLGRLLSRDHLREVVWGHSAEVQSRSLDTHVSRLRNILNLRAGQPYAISAVYGYGYRLDAPESAPQTPEPAH from the coding sequence ATGCGTATCGCTGCTTTGGATGACGATCCCCTGCAACTGGAAATGTTTCGCCAGGTCTGTGCCGAGGCCGGACACAACTGCCACACCTATCTCAAAGGCGCGGCGCTGCAGCAAGACATGCGCCGTGAGAGCTTTGACCTGCTGATCGTGGACTGGCAGTTGCCGGACATGGAAGGCACGGACATCGTGCGCTGGACCCGCAACCAGATCAGCAAGGATCTACCCATCCTCTTCGTCACCCACCGCAGCGAAGAGGCCGACATTGTCGAAGGCCTGAGCTGCGGGGCCGACGACTTCATGATCAAGCCCGTGCGCGTGGCCGAGCTGCGAGCCCGCATGTCCGCCCTGCTGCGCCGCGCCTACCCCGTGCCAGCGCAAAGCGTGCTGGCCTTCGGCCCCTACCACTTCATCACGGCAACCAACGGCATCGAAATCGACGGCCAGCCCGTGGAAATCACTCACCGCGAATACACGCTGGCACTGACCCTTTTTCAAAATCTGGGACGGCTGCTCTCGCGCGACCATTTGCGCGAGGTCGTCTGGGGCCATAGCGCCGAAGTGCAATCTCGCTCGCTGGACACCCATGTCTCGCGCCTGCGCAACATCCTCAATCTGCGCGCCGGTCAACCCTATGCCATCTCAGCCGTTTATGGATATGGCTACCGGCTGGATGCTCCCGAGTCTGCGCCGCAGACCCCAGAGCCTGCACATTAA
- a CDS encoding tryptophan--tRNA ligase, whose amino-acid sequence MSNTRFLTGITPSGTPHLGNYAGMMRPAIDASRAKNVENFYFLADYHALIKCQDPERIQRSTIEIAASWLAAGLDPEHVTFYRQSDIPEIPELTWFLTCVTGKGLLNRAHAYKASVDKNHAAGVDADDGVTAGLFMYPVLMGADILAFNAHKVPVGRDQVQHLEMARDMASSFNHIYGGEYFALPEAVVEESVATLPGLDGRKMSKSYNNTIPLFAPREQLKKLINSITTDSRAPGEAKETEGSALFQIYQAFASAEETEALRQQYAAGIAWGDAKQMLFERIDREIAPMRERYEYLIAHPAELEAILQAGAVKARKLATPLLAELRSAVGLRNLAATVKKAAKAGKAALPQFKQYRESDGQFYFKLVAADGKLLLQSLGFAAPKEAGQSIAQLQREGAQALNALQSRLQIVDGVETNQVLQALEQLREAAEQ is encoded by the coding sequence ATGAGCAATACCCGTTTTCTGACCGGCATCACCCCCAGCGGAACGCCCCATCTGGGCAACTACGCAGGCATGATGCGCCCCGCCATCGATGCCAGCCGCGCCAAGAATGTCGAGAATTTCTACTTTCTGGCCGACTACCACGCCCTCATCAAATGCCAGGACCCCGAGCGCATCCAGCGCTCCACCATCGAGATCGCCGCCAGCTGGCTGGCTGCGGGTCTGGATCCCGAGCATGTGACCTTTTACCGCCAGTCCGATATTCCCGAGATTCCCGAGCTGACCTGGTTTCTCACCTGCGTGACCGGTAAAGGCCTGCTCAACCGCGCCCACGCCTACAAGGCATCGGTGGACAAGAACCATGCCGCAGGCGTGGATGCCGATGACGGCGTGACCGCAGGCCTGTTCATGTACCCCGTGCTCATGGGTGCCGACATCCTGGCCTTCAACGCCCACAAGGTTCCCGTGGGCCGCGATCAGGTGCAGCATCTGGAGATGGCGCGCGACATGGCTTCGAGCTTCAACCACATCTATGGCGGCGAGTATTTCGCTCTGCCCGAGGCCGTGGTGGAGGAAAGCGTGGCCACGCTGCCGGGTCTGGACGGCCGCAAGATGAGCAAAAGCTACAACAACACGATTCCCTTGTTTGCTCCGCGCGAACAGCTGAAAAAGCTCATCAACAGCATCACCACCGATTCGCGCGCTCCTGGCGAAGCCAAGGAAACCGAAGGCTCGGCCCTGTTCCAGATCTACCAGGCTTTTGCCAGCGCCGAGGAAACCGAAGCCTTGCGCCAGCAATATGCGGCGGGCATTGCCTGGGGTGACGCCAAACAGATGCTGTTCGAGCGCATAGACCGCGAAATCGCCCCCATGCGCGAGCGCTACGAATACCTGATCGCCCATCCAGCCGAGCTGGAGGCGATTTTGCAGGCCGGCGCCGTCAAGGCCCGCAAGCTGGCAACGCCGCTGCTGGCCGAGCTGCGTTCTGCCGTGGGCCTGCGCAATCTGGCCGCCACCGTCAAGAAAGCGGCCAAGGCCGGCAAAGCCGCCCTGCCCCAGTTCAAGCAGTACCGCGAATCGGATGGACAGTTCTACTTCAAGCTGGTGGCCGCCGATGGCAAGCTGCTGCTGCAAAGCCTGGGTTTTGCAGCACCCAAGGAAGCCGGCCAGAGCATTGCGCAGTTGCAGCGCGAAGGCGCACAGGCTTTGAACGCTCTGCAAAGTCGGCTGCAGATAGTGGACGGCGTGGAAACCAATCAAGTGCTGCAAGCCTTGGAGCAGTTGCGCGAAGCGGCAGAACAGTAA
- a CDS encoding site-2 protease family protein — protein sequence MQISELIQTVLIYALPVLFAITIHEAAHGYAARHFGDNTAAMMGRITLNPIKHIDPVGTILMPLVLYFATSGAFLFGYAKPVPVRFDHLRHPKRDMIWVALAGPASNFVQAILWAALLLVLLGAGVNERFFIAMCRAGIMVNLVMWAFNLFPVPPLDGGRILVGLLPWKQAQWVARIEPYGFFIVMALVIAGVIGSVWLSPLMSLGLSAIDLILYPLMTLLR from the coding sequence GTGCAAATCTCCGAACTCATCCAAACCGTACTGATCTACGCACTTCCCGTGCTGTTCGCCATCACCATCCATGAGGCGGCGCACGGCTACGCGGCGCGTCATTTTGGCGACAACACGGCCGCCATGATGGGGCGCATCACGCTCAATCCCATCAAACACATAGATCCTGTGGGCACCATCCTGATGCCTCTGGTGCTGTACTTCGCCACCTCGGGCGCTTTTCTTTTCGGCTATGCCAAGCCCGTGCCTGTGCGTTTTGACCATTTGCGTCATCCCAAGCGCGACATGATCTGGGTCGCCCTGGCGGGCCCGGCCTCCAATTTTGTGCAAGCTATCCTCTGGGCCGCGCTGCTGCTGGTACTGCTTGGGGCGGGCGTGAACGAGCGCTTTTTCATCGCCATGTGTCGCGCAGGCATCATGGTCAACCTGGTGATGTGGGCCTTCAATCTGTTCCCCGTGCCGCCGCTCGATGGCGGCCGCATCCTAGTCGGCCTGCTGCCCTGGAAGCAGGCGCAATGGGTGGCCCGCATCGAGCCCTATGGTTTTTTCATCGTCATGGCACTGGTGATTGCTGGCGTGATCGGCAGCGTGTGGCTGAGCCCGCTGATGAGTCTGGGCCTGTCCGCCATCGACCTGATCCTCTACCCCTTGATGACCTTGCTGCGCTGA
- a CDS encoding methyl-accepting chemotaxis protein produces MRISVRLVIVFGIISMLMVLLVAIGFSALGHVSQSLQTGKLQPAEIKDLLADVESARYWVLGLGGLVCAVCALAWFSLRRGIVEPLQQAILIAETVAAGDLSQEFSSDIQGDFGRLLTALGTMEDTLTELVGDIKQSTDSISVSAGEIDAGNTNLSSRTETQVSALTETAASMEQLTATVRQNADRARSASSLAVNASATAERGGTVVGQVVHTMDAISGSSRKIVDIIQVIEGIAFQTNILALNAAVEAARAGEQGRGFAVVASEVRSLAQRSADAAKQIKELITASVSQVESGAGLVGQAGSTMNDIMQAVDQVSGLLGEISHALQEQSEGIAHVNTAVAHMDSTNQENAVLVQQATQAAAALNARTQDLQQAVGAFKLDEEDAAQVAWQRPAAFMTGVAAPRAMGVRPSARASQKVLEYEEA; encoded by the coding sequence CTGCGCATCAGCGTGCGGCTGGTGATTGTGTTTGGCATCATCAGCATGCTGATGGTGTTGCTGGTAGCTATCGGTTTCAGCGCCCTGGGGCATGTGAGTCAGAGCCTGCAGACAGGCAAGTTGCAGCCCGCCGAAATCAAGGATCTGCTCGCCGACGTGGAGAGCGCCAGGTATTGGGTGCTGGGCCTGGGCGGCCTGGTTTGCGCCGTGTGCGCGCTGGCATGGTTCAGCCTGCGTCGCGGCATTGTGGAGCCGCTGCAGCAAGCCATTTTGATTGCCGAGACGGTGGCCGCCGGTGATTTGAGCCAGGAGTTCTCATCCGATATCCAGGGCGACTTTGGCCGTTTGCTCACCGCGCTGGGTACCATGGAAGACACGTTGACCGAGCTGGTGGGCGATATCAAACAGTCCACCGATTCCATCAGTGTCAGCGCGGGCGAAATTGATGCGGGCAATACCAATCTCTCCAGCCGAACCGAAACCCAGGTCAGTGCACTGACCGAGACGGCTGCCAGCATGGAGCAGTTGACGGCCACCGTGCGCCAGAATGCAGACCGGGCGCGCTCGGCCAGTTCCTTGGCGGTCAATGCATCGGCCACGGCCGAGCGGGGCGGTACCGTGGTGGGCCAAGTGGTGCACACCATGGATGCCATCAGCGGCAGCTCGCGCAAGATTGTGGACATCATTCAGGTGATTGAAGGCATTGCCTTTCAGACCAATATCCTGGCCCTCAATGCCGCGGTGGAAGCGGCTCGCGCGGGTGAGCAGGGCCGAGGTTTTGCCGTGGTGGCTAGCGAGGTGCGCTCCCTGGCGCAGCGCAGCGCTGATGCGGCCAAGCAGATCAAGGAGCTGATTACTGCCAGCGTGAGCCAGGTGGAAAGCGGTGCAGGCCTGGTGGGCCAGGCCGGCAGCACCATGAATGACATCATGCAGGCCGTGGACCAGGTCAGCGGTCTGCTGGGCGAGATCTCCCATGCCTTGCAGGAGCAAAGCGAGGGCATTGCCCATGTAAATACTGCTGTGGCGCACATGGACAGCACCAACCAGGAAAACGCCGTGCTGGTACAGCAGGCCACGCAGGCGGCTGCGGCCTTGAATGCTCGCACCCAGGATTTGCAGCAGGCGGTGGGCGCTTTCAAACTGGATGAGGAAGATGCTGCGCAAGTCGCCTGGCAGCGCCCGGCAGCTTTTATGACTGGCGTCGCCGCACCGCGCGCCATGGGTGTGCGGCCATCGGCGCGAGCCAGCCAGAAAGTGCTGGAGTACGAAGAAGCTTGA
- a CDS encoding L-threonylcarbamoyladenylate synthase: protein MTIRFEVYPANPQPRIIKQAADMLRKGAILAVPTDSSYALVCHLDDKNAVDRMRRIRQINDKHHLTLLCRDLSELSNYARVDNRQYRLLKLATPGPYTFILEASKEVPKRLSHPSRKTIGLRVPDRKGLQLLLEELGEPLLATTLIAPGETEPLNDADSILERFPHELDAVVDSGGCPQEPTTVLDLTPMAMNNPPTVVRQGGGPLEAIGLQAV from the coding sequence ATGACCATACGCTTTGAAGTCTATCCCGCGAACCCGCAGCCCCGCATCATCAAACAGGCTGCCGACATGCTGCGCAAGGGTGCCATTCTTGCCGTCCCCACGGACTCCAGCTATGCCCTGGTCTGCCACCTCGACGACAAGAATGCCGTAGACCGCATGCGCCGCATTCGCCAGATCAATGACAAGCACCACCTGACGCTGCTGTGCCGCGACCTGTCCGAGCTGTCCAACTATGCCCGCGTGGACAACCGCCAATACCGTTTGCTCAAGCTGGCCACGCCCGGCCCCTACACTTTTATTCTGGAAGCCAGCAAGGAAGTGCCCAAGCGCCTGAGCCACCCCTCGCGCAAGACCATAGGCCTGCGCGTGCCCGACCGCAAAGGCCTGCAACTGCTGCTCGAAGAGCTGGGCGAACCGCTGCTGGCCACCACGCTGATAGCGCCCGGCGAAACCGAGCCACTCAATGATGCGGACTCCATCCTCGAACGCTTTCCGCACGAGCTGGATGCGGTGGTCGATTCAGGAGGCTGCCCGCAAGAACCCACCACGGTGCTGGATCTCACGCCCATGGCCATGAACAATCCACCCACGGTGGTGCGCCAGGGTGGCGGCCCTCTGGAAGCGATTGGTTTGCAGGCGGTTTAA
- a CDS encoding 3',5'-nucleoside bisphosphate phosphatase, whose product MPKTYLNADLHSHSVVSDGTLTPEQLAQRAASKGVELWALTDHDEVGGQHRAAAAAHACGMDYLTGVEISVTFAGATVHIVGLGFDADDAQLSQGLYDTRNGREPRAREMAQQLEAAGIPGSFEGALRFAGNPELISRTHFARFLVETGVCSDTYEVFRKYLTEGRPGYVPHTWSRLRDAVRWIVDAGGVAVIAHPARYNFTANEEYALFTEFKHHGGTGVEVVTGSHRPHEYAIYADMAKEFGLAASRGSDFHSPEESHTDLGDLPPLPSQLTPVWELLHERIQRAQ is encoded by the coding sequence GTGCCAAAAACCTACTTGAACGCTGATCTGCACAGCCATTCCGTCGTGTCAGACGGCACCTTGACCCCCGAACAACTGGCCCAGCGCGCCGCCAGCAAAGGGGTAGAGCTATGGGCGCTGACGGATCACGACGAGGTGGGCGGCCAGCATCGCGCCGCAGCTGCGGCCCACGCCTGCGGCATGGACTATCTGACGGGCGTGGAAATTTCAGTCACTTTTGCCGGCGCCACGGTGCACATCGTGGGCCTGGGCTTTGATGCCGACGATGCGCAACTGAGCCAGGGCTTGTACGACACCCGTAACGGCCGCGAGCCTCGTGCCAGGGAAATGGCGCAGCAACTGGAAGCCGCAGGCATTCCAGGCAGCTTTGAAGGGGCGCTGCGCTTTGCGGGCAATCCCGAGCTGATTTCGCGCACCCACTTTGCCCGCTTTCTGGTGGAGACCGGCGTCTGCTCCGATACCTATGAGGTGTTTCGCAAGTACCTGACCGAAGGCCGGCCCGGCTATGTGCCCCACACCTGGTCGCGTCTGCGCGATGCCGTGCGCTGGATTGTGGACGCGGGCGGCGTAGCCGTGATTGCCCACCCGGCGCGCTACAACTTCACGGCCAATGAGGAATACGCGCTGTTCACCGAATTCAAACACCACGGCGGCACAGGCGTGGAGGTAGTGACCGGCAGCCACCGCCCGCACGAGTATGCAATCTACGCCGATATGGCCAAGGAGTTTGGGCTGGCCGCATCGCGCGGCAGCGATTTTCACAGTCCAGAGGAGTCGCATACCGACCTGGGCGATCTGCCTCCTCTGCCAAGCCAGCTCACGCCGGTTTGGGAGCTGCTGCATGAGCGCATTCAACGCGCGCAATAA